The DNA region GGCGAGTCGCTGGCCCCGGTGCAGGGCGATGACGAAGTGATGGGTATGTCGGTGATCTGGAGTTCGGAGCAGGGCGACACGCCGGCGCCCTTCCCCGAGATTGACTGGGGCCTGGAAGTCACCGAGGACAACGTCTACCACGTCCGCAGCGGCGACTGGGAGTGGGAGACCGGCCAGTACCGCAACCAGGCCGACGACACCGAGACGATCCGCGACTACGGGCTGATGGCGATCTTCGCGAACTGGTCGTACCTGAAGAACCGCTCGGCGCGCCGCGCCGAGTGGGCGCGGGACCGCCTCACGTGGATCACGCCTCTGGGTGGCAAGCGCGAGAGCTATCGCGTGGTCGGCGACTACATCATGACGCAGAACGACATCGAGGGTGACACGATCCAGCCGGACGCGACCGCCTCGATGACGTGGAGCATTGACCTGCACTTCCCCGACCCCGAGCACCTCGCCAAGTTCCGCGAGCCCTTCCGCTCGTGCGCCTATCACCGCAACCTGATGCAGCCCTACCCGGTGCCGTACCGCTGCCTGTACGCGAAGGACGTGACGAACCTGTTCCTGGGCGGGCGGATCATCAGCGCCTCCCATGTGGCGTTCGGGTCGGTGCGGGTCATGCGCACGCTGGGGCTGCTGGGCGAAGTCATCGGCATGGCCGCGGCGCTTTGCGCCCGGGAGGGGCTCTGTCCGCGCGACATCTACCTGTCGCGGCTCGATGAGCTGAAGGCGATGATGGAGCGGGGCGTGCCCCCGCCGCCGACCTACCATCCCGGCGGCACCGGCCGCAAGTACGAGGGCTACCACTTCAAGGACACCGGACACCTGGGCGTGTATCCGGACCGCGACCCCAAGCTGGACGACCCGGAAGTGGCCAAGCGCGTCCGGGCGCTGGGCCTGCAGCACATGGAATGACCCGGCCCGCGTTCGGGCTCTGCGGACCGGCGATGGCGCGGCAACGCCCAGGCGTCCTCGACGCGCCATGGAGCTTCGCCATCGGCAGCGGACAGCGGAAGGAGCCTCATCCCCATGTCCCTCACCTCGGATGACCACATGCGGTTCGCGGTGTACTTCATTCCGGAGGCGCCCGGCATGCTGTACAGACTGGGGACGGGCCTCCTCGGCTATGACGTGCGGGCGCCAGGCGTGTGTCCCGACGACCTGGGGCTCCGCGGGCGGCTCGCCGCGAGCCTCGGGCCCCCCCATTCGCCAGGCGGCTTCGACCCGGGCTGGGTCGAGAGGGCCAGCAGGTTCGGCTTCCATCTCACCATCTGCGACGCGATTGACCTCAAGGTCGAGCCCCCCGGGGAGGTGGAAGAGAAGCTAAGCCAGGTGCAGGAGCGGATACGTGAGGTGCTTGGCTACCTCAAGCCGGGGCGAGAGTTCTGGCTGCTCCCGCCCGATGACGGCAGATCCGTGGACTTCTTCCCCTCCGGCAAGAAGCGCGCGGTGGTGCTCAAGTACAAGCCCAGCGATGCGCTGCGCGTGCTGGAGACGCTTCTGGTCGCACTGGTGAACCCTCTGGGGACCGGCTCGAGCGAACACAGCAGGCTGCTGCAGACGCCACTGCCTGACCAGCGGACCTACACGCAACTGCGGACGCTGAAGTTCTACAGTTCGACGGTGTTCGACAGCTACTGTCCCCATCTCACCTTGCTCGATCCCTGTCCTGACCTGCTGGCGTGCGAGGACACGCGGGATCGGATCCGCCAGTTCTTCACTGACGAGTTCCGCGACTACCTGGCCAGGGTGCCAGTAACGAACGTGTGCCTGCTGGTCAAGAGGGGAAGCGAGGCGCATTGGCGTATCCGGGAGGAGTTCCCGATCGGCCCGGCACGCCCATAGGGCACGCCAACTGCGTGGCCCGCCTGCGGACCCGCCAGCGATGGCCTACGCGGCGTGCGAGCCCGTGGTGGCGGGCCGGGAGCTGGCACTGCTCCTTATCAGGCCACTGTGCTTGCACTATATAGGCAGGTGTTCACCAGACGGGGGGCCAGGAGCAGACCGATGGAACAGCAGTGGTACCAGACGCTATTCGCCAACTACGCGCGCCAGTATGACGAAGAAGTCTACACCCAGGGCACCCAGGGCGAGGCGGACTTCCTGGAGCGGGAGCTGGAGCACGACCGCACGCGAACCATCCTCGACATCGGCTGCGGCACCGGCCGCCATGACATCGAGCTGGCCACGCGGGGCTACCGGGTGACGGGTGTGGACCTGTCAGCCGCGCAACTGGCGCGGGCGCGGGAGAAGGCGGCCGCCGCGGGCGTCTCCGTGGACTTCCGCCAGGGCGATGCCCGCGAGCTGGACTTCGTCGCGGCCCTCGATCTGGTCATGATGGTCTGTGAGGGCGGCTTCTGCCTCATGGAGACCGACGAGATGAACTACCGCATCCTGCAGGGAGCGTGCCGGGCGCTGAAGCCGGGCGGGAAGCTGGTGCTGACGACGCTGAACGCCCTCTTCCCGCTGGCGCGAGCCCTACGGCCGGCGGACGACGCCGCCGGGGAGGGGCCGCCGCTGGGGAGCTTCGACCCGGTGACCTTCCGGAACAGCTCGTCGTTCGAGTTCAGCGACGACGACGGCGTCCCGCACACAATCCACTGCACCGAGCGCTACTACGCGCCCTGCGAGATGCACTGGATGCTCGGGAGTCTGGGCATGACCGACATCGGCATCTACGGCTGCGAGCTGGGACGCTTCAGTCGCGAGCGCGCGCCGGGCTTCGATGACGTCGAGTTGCTCGTGATCGCCCGGCAGGCGGCGAGCTAGGCGGCAGGCGCTGCCGTCCGCGCCGCAGGCGCGCCGCAATGGCGCCGTTAGAGGTGTGGTGACTATGGAACCGCGACACTGCCGGGGGCACGAGGACTTCGCCGCCATCTCCCGCTTCCTGACGGGACTGTACCGGCCTGGCAACCGCGACGGGAACTGGCTTCAGCCGGTATGGGAGTACGCCTACACGCACCCGTGGTTCGACGAGAGTGCGGTCGGGGAGATCGGCATCTGGGAGGACGCGGGCGAGATCGTGGGGGTCGCGACGTATGAGTTGGGGCTCGGCGAGGCGTTCTTCCATACGCGCGAGGGCTATGCCCACCTCAAGCCGGAGATGCTCGCCTATGCCGAGGCGCACCTGGCCTCCCGCAGCGCGGACGGGCGGCGACGCCTGAAGGCCTTTGTGCCCGACTTTGATGAGGCCTTCACACGGGTCGTCGAGGCGCGCGGCTATCGGCTTGACCCCGGCTCGCATCGCCCCATGTCGCAGTTCGTGATCCCCGCACCCTTTCCGCCCATCCCGCTCCCTGGCGGGTTCCGTCTCATGTCGCTGGCCGAGCGCAACGACCTGCGGCAAGTCAGCCGCGTGCTGCACCGGGGCTTCAACCACCCCGGCGAGCCGCCGGAGGACGCTGTCGCGGGCTGCCGGAAGATGCAGTCCGGACCGAACTTCCGCCAGGACCTGGCGGTGGTCGTTGTGGCGCCGACGGGTGACTTTGTGAGCTACTGCGGCATGTGGTTCGACCCGGTGAACCGCTTCGGCTACGTCGAGCCGGTCGCGACCGACCCGGACTACCGGCGCCGTGGCCTGGGCCGGGCCGCGGTGTTGGAGGGTCTCCGGCGCTGCGGCGAGCTGGGCGCGACCGTGGCCTACGTCGGCACGGACATGCCCTTCTACCTGTCGTTCGGGTTCCGGAAGTTGTTCACGGTGAACTGCTGGGTGAAGGAGCTTGAGGGCGCCGCGAGCATCTGACGCGGCTGAGGCGCAAGGTGGCGTGGCCATGGACGCCACCGGCCGGGACGGAGCCGGTGGCGCGAATGGTTGAGACGACCACCCCCCAGCGACGCGGGCCAGCGGCGCCTACCCCACCAGCCCCCGCAAGTACTGCAGATTGTGCCGCGCCGCTGCCTCCGGGTCGGCCGTGGGGGCGGTCTCCAGGACCAGCCAGTCGTCGTAGCCCCCCTCGCGCAGGGCTGACAGACACTCGGCGAGGGGCACGATG from bacterium includes:
- a CDS encoding GNAT family N-acetyltransferase, producing MEPRHCRGHEDFAAISRFLTGLYRPGNRDGNWLQPVWEYAYTHPWFDESAVGEIGIWEDAGEIVGVATYELGLGEAFFHTREGYAHLKPEMLAYAEAHLASRSADGRRRLKAFVPDFDEAFTRVVEARGYRLDPGSHRPMSQFVIPAPFPPIPLPGGFRLMSLAERNDLRQVSRVLHRGFNHPGEPPEDAVAGCRKMQSGPNFRQDLAVVVVAPTGDFVSYCGMWFDPVNRFGYVEPVATDPDYRRRGLGRAAVLEGLRRCGELGATVAYVGTDMPFYLSFGFRKLFTVNCWVKELEGAASI
- a CDS encoding methyltransferase domain-containing protein gives rise to the protein MEQQWYQTLFANYARQYDEEVYTQGTQGEADFLERELEHDRTRTILDIGCGTGRHDIELATRGYRVTGVDLSAAQLARAREKAAAAGVSVDFRQGDARELDFVAALDLVMMVCEGGFCLMETDEMNYRILQGACRALKPGGKLVLTTLNALFPLARALRPADDAAGEGPPLGSFDPVTFRNSSSFEFSDDDGVPHTIHCTERYYAPCEMHWMLGSLGMTDIGIYGCELGRFSRERAPGFDDVELLVIARQAAS